The Manis javanica isolate MJ-LG chromosome 4, MJ_LKY, whole genome shotgun sequence genome contains a region encoding:
- the OSCP1 gene encoding protein OSCP1 isoform X5: MSVRTLPLLFLNLGGEMLYILDQRLRAQNIPGDKARKVLNDIISTMFNRKFMEELFKPQELYSKKALRTVYDRLAHASIMRLNQASMDKLYDLMTMAFKYQVLLCPRPKDVLLVTFNHLDAIKGFIRDSPTILHQVDETFRQLTETYGGLSAGEFQLIRQTLLIFFQDLHIRVSIFLKDRVQNSSGRFVLPVSGPVPWGTEVPGLIRMFNNKGEEVKNVEFKHGGNYVTASKEGSFELYGDRGLKLGTNMYSANRSVETHMSGASKNLASQTQESIAPNPLAKEELNFLARLMGGMEIQKPSGWEPGFRLNLFTTDEEEEQAALTRPEELSYEVINIQATQDQQRNEALARIMGELEITDQPRQSASKGDDLLAMMDEL, encoded by the exons TTCTAAATGACATCATCTCAACCATGTTCAATCGAAAGTTTATGGAGGAATTGTTCAAACCCCAAGAGCTCTACTCCAAGAAGGCCCTGAGGACAGTCTATGACCGCCTGGCTCATGCCTCCATTATGAGACTGAACCAGGCCAGTATGGATAAG CTATATGACCTGATGACTATGGCTTTCAAATATCAAGTATTGCTGTGTCCCCGTCCCAAGGATGTGTTGCTGGTCACTTTCAATCACTTAGATGCCATCAAGGGATTCATCCGAGACTCCCCAACCATCCTGCATCAAGTGGATGAGACTTTCCGGCAGCTGACTGAA ACATACGGAGGTCTCTCTGCAGGGGAGTTCCAGCTGATCCGGCAGACACTTCTCATCTTCTTCCAGGACCTGCACATCCGG gtGTCCATATTTCTAAAGGACCGAGTTCAGAATTCTAGTGGTCGCTTTGTGTTGCCAGTGTCTGGGCCTGTTCCCTGGGGAACTGAAGTTCCTGGACTCATCAG AATGTTCAACAACAAAGGCGAAGAGGTGAAGAATGTAGAATTCAAGCATGGTGGAAACTATGTCACTGCATCAAAAGAAGGTTCTTTTGAACTTTATGGAGACCGAGGCCTGAAACTGGGAACTAATAT GTACAGTGCAAACCGGTCTGTGGAAACCCATATGTCTGGAGCATCAAAGAACTTAGCTTCACAGACACAG GAAAGCATTGCTCCAAACCCTCTTGCTAAAGAAGAGCTGAATTTCCTGGCCAGGCTGATGGGAGGGATGGAGATTCAGAAACCCAGTGGCTGGGAGCCAGGATTCCGGTTGAATCTCTTCACTACTGATGAAGAGGAGGA GCAAGCAGCACTAACCAGACCAGAAGAGTTATCCTATGAAGTCATCAACATACAGGCCACTCAG GACCAGCAAAGGAACGAGGCACTGGCTCGTATCATGGGGGAGCTTGAGATCACGGACCAGCCTAGGCAGagtgccagcaagggggatgatTTGCTGGCCATGATGGATGAGTTATAG
- the OSCP1 gene encoding protein OSCP1 isoform X2, whose translation MSVRTLPLLFLNLGGEMLYILDQRLRAQNIPGDKARKVLNDIISTMFNRKFMEELFKPQELYSKKALRTVYDRLAHASIMRLNQASMDKLYDLMTMAFKYQVLLCPRPKDVLLVTFNHLDAIKGFIRDSPTILHQVDETFRQLTETYGGLSAGEFQLIRQTLLIFFQDLHIRVSIFLKDRVQNSSGRFVLPVSGPVPWGTEVPGLIRMFNNKGEEVKNVEFKHGGNYVTASKEGSFELYGDRGLKLGTNIYKACRPLTCSESTQDFQTQVKIQKGGPSCIVHLLFHVPHYFARGGISTQLPRYSANRSVETHMSGASKNLASQTQESIAPNPLAKEELNFLARLMGGMEIQKPSGWEPGFRLNLFTTDEEEEQAALTRPEELSYEVINIQATQDQQRNEALARIMGELEITDQPRQSASKGDDLLAMMDEL comes from the exons TTCTAAATGACATCATCTCAACCATGTTCAATCGAAAGTTTATGGAGGAATTGTTCAAACCCCAAGAGCTCTACTCCAAGAAGGCCCTGAGGACAGTCTATGACCGCCTGGCTCATGCCTCCATTATGAGACTGAACCAGGCCAGTATGGATAAG CTATATGACCTGATGACTATGGCTTTCAAATATCAAGTATTGCTGTGTCCCCGTCCCAAGGATGTGTTGCTGGTCACTTTCAATCACTTAGATGCCATCAAGGGATTCATCCGAGACTCCCCAACCATCCTGCATCAAGTGGATGAGACTTTCCGGCAGCTGACTGAA ACATACGGAGGTCTCTCTGCAGGGGAGTTCCAGCTGATCCGGCAGACACTTCTCATCTTCTTCCAGGACCTGCACATCCGG gtGTCCATATTTCTAAAGGACCGAGTTCAGAATTCTAGTGGTCGCTTTGTGTTGCCAGTGTCTGGGCCTGTTCCCTGGGGAACTGAAGTTCCTGGACTCATCAG AATGTTCAACAACAAAGGCGAAGAGGTGAAGAATGTAGAATTCAAGCATGGTGGAAACTATGTCACTGCATCAAAAGAAGGTTCTTTTGAACTTTATGGAGACCGAGGCCTGAAACTGGGAACTAATAT ATACAAGGCATGCAGACCCCTGACATGTTCAGAGAGCACCCAGGATTTCCAAACACAAG TGAAGATCCAGAAGGGTGGGCCTTCATGTATCGTTCACCTTCTTTTCCATGTTCCACATTATTTTGCAAGAGGAGGCATCTCCACACAGCTTCCCAG GTACAGTGCAAACCGGTCTGTGGAAACCCATATGTCTGGAGCATCAAAGAACTTAGCTTCACAGACACAG GAAAGCATTGCTCCAAACCCTCTTGCTAAAGAAGAGCTGAATTTCCTGGCCAGGCTGATGGGAGGGATGGAGATTCAGAAACCCAGTGGCTGGGAGCCAGGATTCCGGTTGAATCTCTTCACTACTGATGAAGAGGAGGA GCAAGCAGCACTAACCAGACCAGAAGAGTTATCCTATGAAGTCATCAACATACAGGCCACTCAG GACCAGCAAAGGAACGAGGCACTGGCTCGTATCATGGGGGAGCTTGAGATCACGGACCAGCCTAGGCAGagtgccagcaagggggatgatTTGCTGGCCATGATGGATGAGTTATAG